A genomic window from Triticum urartu cultivar G1812 chromosome 7, Tu2.1, whole genome shotgun sequence includes:
- the LOC125519533 gene encoding ATP synthase subunit a-like, producing the protein MALPPAYDVTWFCDQFLGVDPAESLRKTSVDLHFKGRESFTWNAGFVNFYNEIWRDENSPPGSAVSAPNPLFLENPLDQFAIYPIIDLHVGKFYFTFTNAVLYMLLTVVLVVFLFFVVTKKGGGKSVPNAWQSLVELIYDFVLNLVNEQIGGLSGNVKQKFFPRISVTFTFSLFRNPQGMIPFSFTVTSHFLITLALSFSIFIGITIIGFQRHGLHFFSFLLPAGVPLPLAPFLVLLELISYCFRALSLGIRLFANMMAGHSLVKILSGFAWTMLFLNNIFYFIGDLGPLFIVLALTGLELGVAISQAHVSTISICIYLNDATNLHQNESFHN; encoded by the coding sequence ATGGCTTTGCCACCTGCATACGATGTTACCTGGTTTTGTGACCAGTTTCTGGGCGTGGATCCTGCTGAGAGTCTAAGGAAGACTTCCGTAGATTTACATTTCAAGGGGCGCGAAAGCTTCACTTGGAACGCGGGCTTTGTTAATTTTTATAACGAAATATGGAGGGACGAAAACTCCCCGCCGGGTAGCGCTGTAAGTGCTCCGAATCCGCTTTTTTTGGAAAACCCATTGGATCAATTTGCCATTTACCCAATAATTGATCTTCATGTGGGCAAATTTTATTTTACATTTACAAATGCAGTCTTGTATATGCTTCTCACTGTCGTTTTGGTCGTTTTTCTGTTTTTTGTTGTTACGAAAAAGGGAGGTGGAAAGTCAGTGCCAAATGCATGGCAATCCTTGGTCGAGCTTATTTATGATTTCGTGCTGAACCTGGTAAACGAACAAATAGGTGGTCTTTCCGGAAATGTGAAACAAAAGTTTTTCCCTCGCATCTCGGTCACTTTTACTTTTTCGTTATTTCGTAATCCCCAGGGTATGATACCCTTTAGCTTCACAGTGACAAGTCATTTTCTCATTACTTTGGCTctttcattttccatttttatagGCATTACGATCATTGGATTTCAAAGACATGGGCTTCATTTTTTTAGCTTCTTATTACCTGCAGGAGTCCCACTGCCGTTAGCACCTTTCTTAGTACTCCTTGAGCTAATCTCTTATTGTTTTCGTGCATTAAGCTTAGGAATACGTTTATTTGCTAATATGATGGCCGGTCATAGTTTAGTAAAGATTTTAAGTGGGTTTGCTTGGACTATGCTATTTCTGAATAATATTTTCTATTTCATAGGAGATCTTGGTCCCTTATTTATAGTTCTAGCATTAACCGGTCTGGAATTAGGTGTAGCTATATCACAAGCTCATGTTTCTACGATCTCAATTTGTATTTACTTGAATGATGCTACAAATCTCCATCAAAATGAGTCATTTCATAATTGA